Below is a window of Terriglobales bacterium DNA.
GCCGCGGCTGCATAGCTGCCACCCCAGCCAGACCAGCCACACGGACATGGCAAACCGCAGTTTCTGGCGAGGAATAAATCCTCCCAGGTACGCGCCTGCCAACGCTCCTACCGCTCCGCCCGCAATCAACTTGATCACCACCGGCGCCACGAAACTTCCGTGCGCGAAATGCCAGCCGCCGCCTATTAACGCCAGAACGAAACCGAACATCAGGTCCGTTCCCACAATTTCCGCCGTCGTGAGCTTGCTGAAATGAAACAGCGCCAACGTTCCCAGGGCGCCTGCTCCTGCCGACGAGAATCCGACCTCCGCTCCGATCAGCCCTGCTGCAACTGACAGCTTTTTCGGCGAATTCTCCTTTGTCGGCTGACCCGACTTTTCCCGAAAGTAACGCCAGATCGTCAGTGCGGCAGAGAAGATTACGATCCCGCCCACCACCGTCACCACGATGGCGCCGCTGCGCCCCGTCTGTAGACGCGCGAGCAGAGTGGATCCCGCAATCACACCGGGAACGCCTCCCAGCAGCAGGTACCACAGGACGCGAAAGTCCACTTGCTTCCGTGACAGATAAACCGGAACCGCGAGTGTCTTCACCGCGGCCACGAAGATCAGCGACGTTCCCACCGCTTCCGCCGCCGGCATCCCCAGAAACAGGATGAGCACCGGAGCTGTGATAACCCCGCCTCCCACTCCGGTCAGACCGATACTAACCGCAATCAGGAATCCAATAACCAGTTCCACTACTTCGCCTCGTCAAACGTGTGTATGCCGCATTCCAACTTCTGGCCGCCCCATCTTCCGGAGCGGGGATTTCCAGGATCGAGTGGAACGGTGGTACACGGCTGACAGCCGATGCTCGAATAGCCATCGTCATACAGAGGCAGATAGGGAATCTTTCGCTCTTCAAGGCGACGCCACGTCGACTTCCAGTCCCATGCCGCCAGCGCATTAACTTTCGTGATATGTCGCCCGCTGGGCAATGTCGGATACTCGACAAAAGGCAAGTTGGCGCGTGATGGCGACTGCTCCCGGCGAAGCCCTGTAAACCAGATGTCGAAGGGTTCCAGTCCGCGAAGCAGCGGTTCCACCTTTCGGATCTTGCAGCAGTAATCCGGCGCCACTTCGTACAGCCTTCCGTGCTTCGCCTCCTGTTCCGCAACCGAGAGATCAGCCTTCAGGTTGATCAGATTCAACCCAAGCTCCTCCGTCATGCGATCGCGATAGGCGTATGTCTCGCGGAAGTGATAACCGGTATCCAGAAACAGAACCGCCACATCGGGTCGGTGCTGGCGCACAAGGTCCAGCACCACCATGTCTTCTGCCTGGAAGCTGCACGTCACACACGCACGCTGGGTGGATTCGGCCAGGAACGATGCGACAAGCTGCTCAGCGGTGAACTTCGTGTAATCGACGGATGTTGCTGTCATGGCTAATTCCTCCCGTTTATTCCAGCGTTGATGATTTCGGTCAGTACTTCTCGCGCGCCCTGTTCGTCACCGTTTCGCAACCGTTCGCGGGCTTGGGAATCCACCAGCCGATACCAGACTCTCTTTCGTTCATCGAAGGCAGGAAATTGCTCCGCTATTCGTCGGCGCATTCCTCCCACGATCTCCAGCAATCGTCCGTACTCCGGCCCAACAAACTCTGCGATCTGATCGCGAACCCTCGACGCTAGCGCTGGACTCTTTCCATTCGACGAAACCGCGATCAGCAGATCGCCTTGCTGGTGGATCGCCGGATACGTGAAGTTGCAGTGCTGTGGATCATCCACCGCGTTGAAAAGCACGCCGCGCTCTTCAGCCTCAAGCCAGATTGCGTGGTTCTTCTCGTGACCCAGCGTTGCGATTACGAGAAAGAAACCAGAAAGATCGCCGTGCTGATAGTCGCGTGCGACGTGTGCGGCCTGCGATCGATCCAGCCACTCCGGCGCCTCGCTCGATATCAGCGTCACCTCAGCGCTGGCCCGCAGTAGTCCCTCGAACTTCTGTTGCGCGCCAAAGCCGGTTCCGATTACGAGGCAGCGTTTTCCTTCCAGGTCCAACATCACGGGGAATGAAAAGCTCATGCTTCCACCTCAACCTGTTCTGGCCGGACGGAGTCGGAAGGAAAGTCTCCGAAGTTCGTTCGTTCGCAGAACTCCCCGAATCGTTCGTTGTGCAACCGGTTATCGCGATAGTTACGGAGCACAGGCCGCAGCACCTCTGCGATCTGCGTTCGTTTGACTTTGTCGAACAGCACCTTTCCCAGCCGCGTACCCAGGTGTGAACCACCGGCGTAGATCGTGTACAGGTCCACGCTCTGGCCCACGATCCCGATCTCGGCGGTGTACGGACGCGCGCATCCGTTCGCGCATCCGGTTATGCGCATCGAGACTTCCTGCTGATCCAGTCCAACGGCATCGAGTTCCGCCTGAATCTGCGCGGAGATCTGCGGCAGCACCCGCTCAGCCTCGGTTACGGCGAGACCGCACAGCGGCAGCGCGGGGCACGCCAGCGAATCGCGCAACACCGGAGGCAGTTCCACCGCCTGTACGATCCCGAAGGTCCGCAAAGCTTCCGCAATCGCGCCTCGCTGGCCATCCGTGATGTCCGTCAACAAGATGTTCTGCTGCGACGTGAATCTCACGTTAACCCGGAAGGTCCCGACAATATGGCGCAATCCGCTGCGAATCCGCGATGTCCCTTCGTCTCGAATGCGACCGCTCACAACAGGAAGTCCAACGAACCAGTTACCCTTGTCATCCTTGTGCCAGCCAAAGTGATCTTTGCCGCTCGCCCATTCCAAATCCTGAGCAGGTTCCAGCTTCCGTCCCAGCCGCGCTTCTACTTCTGCTCGAAACGCGTCCAGTCCCATGCCTTCGACCACGTACTTCAGCCTTGCCAGCCTGCGGTTACTCCGGTTCCCAAGGTCGCGATGAACTTTTACGATCGTCTCCACCACATCGCCAACCTCCTCCGGGGTCACAAAGCACAATGCATCCGCCAGCCTTGGATGGCTCGCCTTCACGCCGGGGGACATTCCCAGTCCGCCGCCTACCAGCACGACAAAGCCTTGCAGTCCGTTCGCGCCGTACTTCGCGACCAGGCCCACGTCGTTGCTGTAAATGTCGGTGCAGTTGTCGCCCTCAGGCGTGATACCGATCTTGAACTTCCGGGGCAGGTACGTTTCCCCGTAAAGCGGCTCCGTTTCTTTCTCCTCTGCTGTAGCTGCCTTCTCGCCGTCGATCCAGATTTCGTAATACGCCCTCGTGCTCGGCTTTAGCCGCTTTGCCAGTGTGCGTGCATGCAATTGCAACTCCGCGTTGTTGTGCGTCGGGGCGGGGCAGCACGTCACGTTGCGGACAACGTCACCGCACGCCGCCAGCGTCGACAACAACGCTTTGTTGAGAGTTCGTACCAGCGTGGGGAGATTGGTTTTTCGTACGCGGTGGAACTGGATATCCTGCCGGCTCGTGATACGCAGGCCACCGTCACCGACTTCGTCGGCCAGTGAATCCAGTATCAGGTACTGTTCGGCTGACACTACACCGCCGGGTATGCCGACGCGTACCATCGACCCGGGCACAACTGGCAGTCCGGCCTTCTTCGCATCACGGTCGGTCTGCTCGTACATTCCGTGAAACTTCAGCAGCCCAATCGCACCTTTCGTGAACCCCGGAACTTCCAGCGCGAGTTCCTGCGCGATCGTGCCGCGAAGGTGCTGGCTGTTCTCCTTGAGGACTTCGGCTCCCGACCTTGTTTCCGCCATCAGATTCCTTCTCCGTTCAGCAGGCTGGTTCGTCTTGTCAGTCCACGAAATTCGAGCGTCTCCCGAACCTGTTTCGCGGCCAGTTCGTCATCCGCATTCAGCTCCTCAGGTGAAAACTCGAGGAAGCGGTCTCCCGGAACGAGCACGCGTGCCAGTTCCCGCTGCTCCCAGTCGAATGCCTCGGTTGAAACGATCGCAATCACTCCGGCGTTATTCAGTACCTTCGCCAACTCCGGAAGGCTTTGGCTCGCCGTGTTCTCAGCCAGAACATGTACGTGGTATCCAAGCTCGAACAGCTGACGTTCAATCAGGTACGCCAGTTCTGCACGGCCAGTCAGCCAGATCGTCGCCGGATAATACCCCGCACGTGCGTACCGCTCCGCCGGAGTCAGTCTTCCAGTTCGTTCTTGCAGAGCCGGTCCCGATTTCTGTTTCTGCGCCCCATCGCCCTTGGCCTCGTCAATCATTCCGGCCGCCACCGTTGCGTTTGTAAGCGGATCGATAAGGATGAAACTGCCGGTCCGCCGATTCTCCTTGTAGGAATCGAAGAACAGCGGACGATTCGTCTGGATGGTTACCGCGCCGATATCGTTCATGCGCAACTCGGAGTCGGCGATGTGCGCCAGCGTGCCGATGTCCACCTTGTGTCGGGCGGCAGTCACCGTTGCTGTCACCTGTTGCGTCGTGTGCTTGATCACGTAAGGCTTATGCAGACGCATAGGTTCTTCATGCATCCACACCAGCCTGGCTTCAAACTGCCTCGCAACGTGGGGCAACTGCAGCGGCGAAACCAGCATGTCTCCGCGGCTGATATCAATTTCATCTTCCAGCGAGACCGTAACGGACATGCCTTTGGAAGCCGTCGGGACATCGCCGTCAAAACTCGGCATTGCCTTCACTCGGGTGGTGCGGCCCGACGGAAGTACCATGACGCTGTCGCCCGCGCGGAGCGTCCCCGAAAGCACCTGGCCCGCATATCCGCGAAACTTCAAATCCGGTCTCAGTACGTATTGCACAGGAAAGCGCAGGGCCCGCTCGTTATCGCTCGCCGAAACCGGAACTGTTTCCAGTACTTCGAGCAAGCTCTGTTGGCCGTACCACGATGTCCGCAAGCTTCGCGCGACGACGTTGTCCCCATCGACCGCACTGATCGGAATGAACCGAGCGGAACCAATTCCCAATTGGTTCAAGTAACGTGCAAATTCCTCTTGAATGCGCAGGAAGATGTCTTCGCGAAAGTCAACAAGGTCCATCTTGTTGACGGCGACCACCACATGCGGAATGCCGAGCAGGGAAGCGATGTAGGCATGACGCCGCGACTGCGGCAGCACGCCGTTTCGTGCATCGAGCAGAATGATCGCGAGGTCCGCGGTCGAAGCTCCGGTGGCCATGTTGCGCGTGTACTGCTCATGTCCTGGAGTGTCGGCGATGATGAACTTCCGCCGGGCCGTTGCAAAATAACGGTAGGCTACATCGATCGTGATCCCTTGCTCGCGCTCCGCCCTCAGTCCATCCGTCAGCAGCGAAAAATCAATTGGCCCGGAAGATCGGTTGATCGCTGACTTCTTCACCGCCGCCAGTTGGTCTTCGTAGACGCCGCGGCAGTCGTAGAGGAGCCGCCCAATGAGCGTCGACTTGCCATCGTCCACGCTTCCCGCGGTGCTGAAACGCAGCAGTTCTTTCTCTTCGTCCTGCTTCAGGAATGCTTCAATTCCTATCGAAGGTGTGACCAGTTCGTGTGTCGCCATCAGAAATATCCCTCGCGTTTCTTCAGTTCCATCGATCCTTCCTGGTCGTGATCGATCACGCGGTTCTCGCGCTCAGACCGGCGAAACGAGATCAGCTCTTCGATGATCTTTGGCACCGTATCGGCGTCGGAGCGAATTGCGCCCGTGCACGGCGTGCACCCGAGCGAGCGCATCCGGCACATCACCTTCTGGGGCCGCTCGCCCGCTTTCAGCGGAGGGTTGTGCTCGATGGGAATCAGGCTGTCGCCACGCACCACCATCTCGCGCTCTTTGGCGAAGTACAGGGGGACAATCGGAATATTCTCCAGGTGGATGTATTGCCAGACGTCCAACTCCGTCCAATTCGACAGCGGAAACACGCGAATGCTCTCGCCCTTATCCACGCGCGAGTTAAATAGGTTCCACAACTCGGGACGCTGGTTCTTCGGGTCCCACTGTCCGTGCACGTCGCGGAACGAGTAGATGCGTTCCTTTGCACGCGATTTCTCTTCGTCCCGCCGAGCTCCGCCGAATGCCGCATCGAACCCGCCCTCTTCCAATGCGTCCAGCAACGCCCGCGTCTTGAGCAATCCGCAGCACTTTTGTGTGCCGAGTACATACGGGCTCGCGCCATCGCGAATCGCGTCGCGATTCGTGTGAACAATCAGCCGTGCGCCGATCGACTTCGGATACCAGTCCCGAAACTCGATCATTTCGGCAAATTTGTAGGTCGTGTCTATATGCAGCAGAGGGAAGGGGATCTTGCCGGGATAGAAGGCCTTCTGTGCTAGCCTCAACATCACCGATGAATCTTTGCCGATCGAATACAGCATCACCGGATTGGCAAACTCGGCTGCTACTTCGCGCAGAATGTGAATGCTTTCCGCTTCGAGCACTTGCAGGTGAGTCAACCGTGTGGGCTGAAAATCGTGACTAACGAAACCTGCGGCACTCATCGCAAATCTCCCGACGACGCGGCAAGTACCGCAGTCTCCTGCAACTGAGCTACCTGCGGAATCAATTGGTCTCGCAAGGCCACCACCCAGCCGATGACGAAAACCGCGGGCGCCTCGACCTCTACCTCGCCTCTTGCGACTTCTTCCAATGTTGCCGTCAGTACTCGTTCGCGGTGGGTTGTTGCTCGTTCAATGAAGGCAACTGGTTCGAACGCGGGCCGTCCGGCATCGATGAGCGCCGACGCAATCGATGCGCGTTCGCCCACCCCCATCAGCACCACCAGCGTGTCGATCGCGGCATATCGCGACCACTCCGTCGGTTCCTCACCTTTCCTGTGGCCCGTAACCACGGTGAAGGCCCTCGAGAGATTCCGATGCGTCAGCGGAATGCCGCACGACGTCGCTGCAGCAATTGACGACGACAGGCCTGGCACCATCTCCACCTCAATGCCGTGTTGCGTCAGAAACAGCCATTCGTCTCCGCCACGGCCAAACACGCACGGATCGCCGCTCTTCAGCCGCACAACCAATTTGCCTTCCGTGCTGTGCAGCAGCATCTGTTCAAAAATCCATTGCTGCACTTCTTCCTGTTCGCCCGGACCTTTTCCGCAAGGGATCAGCTTCGCCTCGGGATGCGCAAGCGCCCGAATCTCCGGGCTGACCAGCCGGTCATAGAGCAGCACGTCCGCTTGCTGAAGCAACTTGAGGGCGCGCAACGTCAGCAATTCCGGATCGCCAGGCCCGGCGCCTACCAGGTACACCTTCCCAAAACCCATAGAGCAAATCCCCACATCTCGTCAGAAAATGAAAAAACCCACGATTGGGATCGTGGGTTGGTCGGAATCAATCGGGAGCTATGTTGAGATTTCTATCC
It encodes the following:
- a CDS encoding phosphoadenylyl-sulfate reductase, giving the protein MTATSVDYTKFTAEQLVASFLAESTQRACVTCSFQAEDMVVLDLVRQHRPDVAVLFLDTGYHFRETYAYRDRMTEELGLNLINLKADLSVAEQEAKHGRLYEVAPDYCCKIRKVEPLLRGLEPFDIWFTGLRREQSPSRANLPFVEYPTLPSGRHITKVNALAAWDWKSTWRRLEERKIPYLPLYDDGYSSIGCQPCTTVPLDPGNPRSGRWGGQKLECGIHTFDEAK
- a CDS encoding NADPH-dependent assimilatory sulfite reductase hemoprotein subunit, whose protein sequence is MAETRSGAEVLKENSQHLRGTIAQELALEVPGFTKGAIGLLKFHGMYEQTDRDAKKAGLPVVPGSMVRVGIPGGVVSAEQYLILDSLADEVGDGGLRITSRQDIQFHRVRKTNLPTLVRTLNKALLSTLAACGDVVRNVTCCPAPTHNNAELQLHARTLAKRLKPSTRAYYEIWIDGEKAATAEEKETEPLYGETYLPRKFKIGITPEGDNCTDIYSNDVGLVAKYGANGLQGFVVLVGGGLGMSPGVKASHPRLADALCFVTPEEVGDVVETIVKVHRDLGNRSNRRLARLKYVVEGMGLDAFRAEVEARLGRKLEPAQDLEWASGKDHFGWHKDDKGNWFVGLPVVSGRIRDEGTSRIRSGLRHIVGTFRVNVRFTSQQNILLTDITDGQRGAIAEALRTFGIVQAVELPPVLRDSLACPALPLCGLAVTEAERVLPQISAQIQAELDAVGLDQQEVSMRITGCANGCARPYTAEIGIVGQSVDLYTIYAGGSHLGTRLGKVLFDKVKRTQIAEVLRPVLRNYRDNRLHNERFGEFCERTNFGDFPSDSVRPEQVEVEA
- a CDS encoding sulfite exporter TauE/SafE family protein, with product MELVIGFLIAVSIGLTGVGGGVITAPVLILFLGMPAAEAVGTSLIFVAAVKTLAVPVYLSRKQVDFRVLWYLLLGGVPGVIAGSTLLARLQTGRSGAIVVTVVGGIVIFSAALTIWRYFREKSGQPTKENSPKKLSVAAGLIGAEVGFSSAGAGALGTLALFHFSKLTTAEIVGTDLMFGFVLALIGGGWHFAHGSFVAPVVIKLIAGGAVGALAGAYLGGFIPRQKLRFAMSVWLVWLGWQLCSRGWGALWT
- a CDS encoding bifunctional precorrin-2 dehydrogenase/sirohydrochlorin ferrochelatase, yielding MSFSFPVMLDLEGKRCLVIGTGFGAQQKFEGLLRASAEVTLISSEAPEWLDRSQAAHVARDYQHGDLSGFFLVIATLGHEKNHAIWLEAEERGVLFNAVDDPQHCNFTYPAIHQQGDLLIAVSSNGKSPALASRVRDQIAEFVGPEYGRLLEIVGGMRRRIAEQFPAFDERKRVWYRLVDSQARERLRNGDEQGAREVLTEIINAGINGRN
- the cobA gene encoding uroporphyrinogen-III C-methyltransferase → MGFGKVYLVGAGPGDPELLTLRALKLLQQADVLLYDRLVSPEIRALAHPEAKLIPCGKGPGEQEEVQQWIFEQMLLHSTEGKLVVRLKSGDPCVFGRGGDEWLFLTQHGIEVEMVPGLSSSIAAATSCGIPLTHRNLSRAFTVVTGHRKGEEPTEWSRYAAIDTLVVLMGVGERASIASALIDAGRPAFEPVAFIERATTHRERVLTATLEEVARGEVEVEAPAVFVIGWVVALRDQLIPQVAQLQETAVLAASSGDLR
- the cysD gene encoding sulfate adenylyltransferase subunit CysD: MSAAGFVSHDFQPTRLTHLQVLEAESIHILREVAAEFANPVMLYSIGKDSSVMLRLAQKAFYPGKIPFPLLHIDTTYKFAEMIEFRDWYPKSIGARLIVHTNRDAIRDGASPYVLGTQKCCGLLKTRALLDALEEGGFDAAFGGARRDEEKSRAKERIYSFRDVHGQWDPKNQRPELWNLFNSRVDKGESIRVFPLSNWTELDVWQYIHLENIPIVPLYFAKEREMVVRGDSLIPIEHNPPLKAGERPQKVMCRMRSLGCTPCTGAIRSDADTVPKIIEELISFRRSERENRVIDHDQEGSMELKKREGYF
- the cysN gene encoding sulfate adenylyltransferase subunit CysN; translated protein: MATHELVTPSIGIEAFLKQDEEKELLRFSTAGSVDDGKSTLIGRLLYDCRGVYEDQLAAVKKSAINRSSGPIDFSLLTDGLRAEREQGITIDVAYRYFATARRKFIIADTPGHEQYTRNMATGASTADLAIILLDARNGVLPQSRRHAYIASLLGIPHVVVAVNKMDLVDFREDIFLRIQEEFARYLNQLGIGSARFIPISAVDGDNVVARSLRTSWYGQQSLLEVLETVPVSASDNERALRFPVQYVLRPDLKFRGYAGQVLSGTLRAGDSVMVLPSGRTTRVKAMPSFDGDVPTASKGMSVTVSLEDEIDISRGDMLVSPLQLPHVARQFEARLVWMHEEPMRLHKPYVIKHTTQQVTATVTAARHKVDIGTLAHIADSELRMNDIGAVTIQTNRPLFFDSYKENRRTGSFILIDPLTNATVAAGMIDEAKGDGAQKQKSGPALQERTGRLTPAERYARAGYYPATIWLTGRAELAYLIERQLFELGYHVHVLAENTASQSLPELAKVLNNAGVIAIVSTEAFDWEQRELARVLVPGDRFLEFSPEELNADDELAAKQVRETLEFRGLTRRTSLLNGEGI